In Sphingobacterium thalpophilum, a genomic segment contains:
- a CDS encoding IS1595 family transposase produces MVGNKEKELSLFDFQSQFSSDADCLAYLSALKWQDGYKCKKCGYGSFCKGIKEHDRQCNRCRYLESPTAGTLFHKVKFPLVKAFYAVYFISTNKKGIASTELGRKLGIKQKVAWLFKRKVMKAMESSGKFPLRGVVEVDETFVGGQDENSKGRKKGKKKLVVVAIEKKGNGVSRFYAKVIDKADAINLGSFMKQNIEPQAKVTTDKWTGYKPILKDFENMERVKSGKKGENFPELHRVIMTFKSWLRGMYHHVGDLQEYINEYTYRFNRSFMKGNIFDNLVYRMICHKPEQYNMIIA; encoded by the coding sequence ATGGTAGGCAATAAAGAAAAAGAGTTGAGTTTGTTCGATTTTCAGTCGCAATTTAGCAGTGATGCTGATTGTTTAGCTTATTTATCGGCTTTGAAATGGCAAGATGGTTACAAATGTAAGAAATGTGGTTACGGGAGTTTTTGCAAGGGAATAAAAGAGCATGACCGTCAGTGCAATCGCTGCCGTTATTTGGAATCTCCTACAGCGGGCACCCTATTCCATAAGGTTAAGTTTCCTTTAGTTAAAGCCTTTTACGCAGTATACTTCATAAGTACAAACAAAAAGGGTATTGCCAGTACCGAGCTTGGCAGGAAGTTAGGGATCAAGCAAAAAGTAGCATGGTTATTCAAACGCAAAGTGATGAAAGCGATGGAGAGCAGCGGTAAATTTCCTTTGCGTGGAGTTGTGGAAGTTGACGAAACATTTGTTGGCGGTCAGGATGAAAATTCCAAAGGACGTAAAAAAGGAAAGAAGAAGCTTGTGGTGGTTGCTATAGAAAAGAAAGGCAACGGAGTTTCGCGCTTTTACGCCAAGGTGATAGACAAAGCCGATGCGATCAACTTAGGTAGCTTCATGAAGCAAAACATAGAGCCACAGGCTAAGGTGACCACCGACAAATGGACAGGTTATAAGCCGATATTGAAAGATTTCGAAAATATGGAGCGTGTCAAATCTGGTAAGAAAGGTGAGAACTTCCCAGAACTACACAGGGTTATCATGACCTTTAAAAGCTGGTTGAGAGGAATGTACCATCACGTTGGAGATCTACAGGAATATATTAATGAATATACCTATCGATTCAACAGAAGTTTTATGAAAGGGAATATTTTTGACAACCTAGTATATCGGATGATCTGCCATAAACCAGAACAATATAATATGATTATTGCTTAA
- a CDS encoding cation diffusion facilitator family transporter: MYSALAANVLIALTKFIAGSFTNSSSMISEGIHSTVDTANQLLILYGLKRSKRPPDQSHPFGYGKELYFWSFVVSILIFGLGGALSIYQGIAHIMEPELMSDPFWNYIVLILSLIFEGTSFFIALKEFNKTRNGMGWWDAIIKSKDPSSFLVVFEDGAAVAGLIIVMVLMGLSHYLQIPELDGLASVIVGLLLVFVSFILARESRSLLMGEGIASETRLKIAQLAEKDSAVVKTKNILSTYQSPEYVVLMLIIDFEDHLETEEITEAIRRIREDIKNEFEFVHFVIIQPE; this comes from the coding sequence ATATACAGTGCACTCGCGGCGAATGTATTAATTGCATTAACAAAATTCATTGCGGGATCATTTACAAATAGTTCCTCCATGATTTCAGAGGGTATTCACTCAACGGTAGATACTGCCAATCAATTGCTCATACTTTATGGCTTAAAAAGAAGTAAGAGGCCACCCGACCAGTCTCATCCTTTTGGTTATGGTAAAGAACTATACTTTTGGTCTTTTGTTGTTTCCATTCTGATCTTTGGGCTTGGTGGGGCATTATCCATTTACCAGGGTATAGCTCATATTATGGAACCCGAATTAATGAGCGATCCTTTTTGGAATTATATTGTACTCATACTCTCCTTAATTTTTGAGGGAACTTCTTTTTTTATTGCTTTAAAAGAATTCAATAAAACCCGCAATGGCATGGGTTGGTGGGATGCAATTATTAAGAGTAAAGATCCTTCCAGTTTCCTTGTGGTCTTTGAAGATGGTGCAGCTGTGGCAGGGCTAATAATCGTTATGGTACTCATGGGACTAAGTCATTACTTGCAGATCCCTGAATTAGATGGCCTAGCTTCAGTAATCGTAGGCTTGTTGTTGGTTTTTGTATCCTTTATATTGGCTAGAGAAAGCAGAAGCTTATTAATGGGAGAGGGAATTGCTTCAGAAACAAGATTGAAAATTGCCCAGCTTGCAGAAAAGGATTCGGCTGTTGTAAAAACTAAAAACATACTATCCACTTATCAATCGCCAGAGTACGTTGTATTGATGCTTATTATTGATTTTGAAGATCATCTTGAAACAGAGGAAATCACCGAGGCTATACGTCGGATTCGTGAGGATATAAAAAATGAATTTGAGTTTGTACACTTTGTGATTATTCAACCAGAATGA
- a CDS encoding SDR family oxidoreductase: MVVILTNVNTCQTFLTLALFTTDQSVRTLTRNAEPNEIAPSFLFLASEDSHFMSGQVLYPNGGEVVNG; this comes from the coding sequence ATGGTGGTAATCCTGACAAATGTAAATACCTGCCAAACCTTCCTGACTTTGGCTTTGTTCACTACGGACCAATCAGTGAGAACTCTTACGCGAAATGCCGAGCCTAATGAAATTGCACCAAGCTTTCTATTTCTAGCTAGCGAAGATTCACATTTTATGAGCGGTCAAGTTTTATATCCCAATGGAGGAGAAGTTGTAAATGGTTAG